The following proteins are co-located in the Gloeocapsa sp. PCC 7428 genome:
- a CDS encoding peptide ligase PGM1-related protein: MQTLDPSLIETQHIEVFKQLQSQLRDRWATIELFDQSDADILVIPSLSVDQRELLKIPGCHHYEERLLFSLIRLQNPRTRLIYVTSQPIHPSVIDYYLQLLPGIPFSHARDRLLLLSTYDSSLKPLTQKILERPRLIQRIRQAIDLKNAYMICYNSSFLESELSVRIGVPLYACDPQLSIWGTKSGSRQIFAESGVPHPDGSGSVWNAQDLAAEAANLWERKPEIKRLVVKLNEGISGEANALLDLRPIHHLAPGSATREQRIEAMTQRFATMSFQATSENWANFSTRIPELGAIVEEFIEGDIKRSPSVQGRITPSGEVEILSTHDQILGGPDGQIYLGCRFPADEAYRMRLQELGIKVGRKLAEKGALERFGVDFIAVQQPDRNGIQHWDLQAIEINLRKGGTTHPFMTLKLLTNGRYHPATGMFYSPHGRPKYYIATDNLQKERYRGLLPSDLMDIIAYHRLHFDTGTETGTVFHLMGCLSEFGKLGLTSIGDSPQQAEEIYNKVVKILDEETRHNAHNPTWELDACGPIIWNGAT, translated from the coding sequence ATGCAAACGTTAGATCCTTCATTAATAGAAACGCAACATATCGAAGTATTCAAACAGCTACAATCTCAGTTACGCGATCGCTGGGCAACAATCGAATTGTTTGACCAAAGTGATGCTGATATCTTGGTCATTCCTTCGTTGAGTGTAGACCAGCGCGAACTCCTCAAAATACCAGGCTGTCATCACTACGAAGAACGTTTGCTGTTCTCTTTGATTCGCCTGCAAAACCCGCGTACCCGCCTGATTTATGTCACTTCGCAGCCGATACATCCAAGCGTCATAGACTACTATTTGCAGCTTTTACCAGGAATTCCCTTTTCCCACGCCCGCGATCGCCTGCTACTCCTTTCGACTTACGATTCCTCACTCAAACCCCTGACGCAAAAAATTCTCGAACGCCCGCGCCTCATTCAACGAATACGTCAAGCGATCGACCTCAAAAACGCCTACATGATTTGCTACAACTCATCTTTTCTAGAAAGCGAGTTGTCTGTACGCATCGGAGTTCCCTTGTATGCGTGCGATCCCCAACTATCGATTTGGGGGACAAAAAGTGGAAGTCGGCAAATCTTTGCCGAAAGTGGCGTACCGCATCCTGATGGAAGTGGTAGCGTATGGAATGCACAAGACTTAGCCGCAGAAGCCGCCAACTTATGGGAACGTAAACCCGAAATTAAACGGTTAGTCGTTAAACTCAACGAAGGAATTTCCGGTGAAGCGAATGCTTTACTTGACTTAAGACCAATTCATCACTTAGCACCTGGAAGTGCAACACGCGAACAACGTATCGAGGCAATGACGCAGCGCTTTGCTACGATGAGTTTTCAAGCCACATCCGAAAATTGGGCAAATTTTTCGACTCGGATTCCTGAATTAGGCGCAATTGTTGAAGAATTTATCGAAGGAGATATTAAGCGATCGCCCAGTGTACAAGGTCGAATTACCCCCAGTGGTGAGGTAGAAATTCTCTCAACCCACGATCAAATTCTTGGTGGTCCTGACGGTCAAATTTATCTTGGTTGTCGCTTTCCCGCCGATGAAGCCTATCGAATGCGGCTACAAGAATTAGGGATAAAAGTTGGTAGAAAATTAGCTGAAAAAGGTGCTTTAGAACGCTTTGGTGTTGATTTTATTGCTGTACAACAACCCGATCGTAACGGCATACAACACTGGGATTTACAAGCAATTGAAATTAATTTACGCAAGGGTGGAACAACACATCCATTCATGACACTGAAACTATTAACTAATGGACGTTATCACCCAGCAACGGGAATGTTTTATAGTCCTCATGGTCGTCCAAAATACTACATTGCTACTGATAATTTACAAAAAGAGCGCTATCGCGGCTTACTTCCTAGCGACTTAATGGATATCATTGCTTATCATCGGCTACATTTTGACACTGGAACCGAAACAGGTACAGTCTTTCATCTAATGGGTTGCCTTTCAGAGTTTGGCAAACTTGGATTAACAAGTATTGGTGATTCTCCGCAACAAGCTGAGGAAATTTATAACAAAGTCGTGAAAATTTTAGATGAAGAAACGCGCCACAATGCTCATAATCCTACTTGGGAATTAGACGCTTGCGGTCCTATTATTTGGAACGGTGCAACTTGA
- a CDS encoding hemerythrin domain-containing protein, translating to MDIIDLIKQEHQKLTNLLAEMCNADVQKRYTLFNELSQAIELLTEVKQHFYPLLRQRCTDIIEQITIAEDQYDRLKFLIAELELLSPATKEFEQKVYDLQKLVRLYIQEEDKVLGEASKRLTDAQRQQLSYDGKR from the coding sequence ATGGATATTATTGATTTAATTAAACAAGAACATCAAAAACTAACGAATTTATTAGCAGAAATGTGTAATGCAGATGTTCAAAAAAGATATACTCTCTTCAATGAACTTAGCCAAGCTATTGAATTACTCACAGAAGTAAAGCAACACTTCTATCCTCTGCTACGGCAACGATGCACAGATATTATTGAGCAAATTACTATAGCTGAAGATCAATACGATCGCCTTAAGTTCTTGATTGCGGAACTTGAGTTATTGAGTCCTGCGACAAAAGAATTTGAGCAAAAAGTTTATGACTTGCAAAAATTAGTAAGACTTTATATCCAAGAAGAAGATAAGGTTTTAGGAGAAGCTAGCAAGCGCTTAACAGACGCACAACGACAGCAGTTATCGTATGATGGTAAAAGATAG
- a CDS encoding WecB/TagA/CpsF family glycosyltransferase — MNLAYELDWYRSFINNSDLIFCDGFGVLLGAKMLGYDVDSTHRMTCPDYIENLGLACEQHNISLFLLAGKPGVVEKAITQLTSAAPNLQVQGHHGYFEKTGAENERVIQLINEFKPGVLFVGFGMPLQEQWILNNLERINARVFVPLGACLDFYTGTVYRGPAWMTNCGLEWLTRLVTEPHRLWKRYIMGNPLFFYRVFKAQIRKSK; from the coding sequence ATGAATCTGGCGTATGAGCTTGATTGGTATAGAAGTTTTATTAACAATTCAGATTTGATATTTTGTGATGGCTTTGGTGTTTTGCTGGGAGCAAAAATGCTTGGTTATGATGTAGACTCTACGCATCGTATGACTTGTCCTGACTATATCGAAAATTTAGGACTGGCGTGCGAGCAACATAATATATCATTATTTTTACTTGCTGGTAAACCTGGTGTAGTTGAAAAAGCCATAACTCAGCTAACCTCGGCTGCACCTAATTTACAAGTACAAGGACATCACGGGTATTTTGAAAAAACTGGTGCTGAAAATGAACGTGTTATTCAACTTATCAATGAATTTAAACCAGGAGTTCTTTTTGTTGGCTTTGGTATGCCATTACAGGAACAATGGATATTAAATAATCTAGAACGCATAAATGCCCGTGTTTTTGTACCATTAGGTGCTTGTCTTGATTTTTATACTGGTACAGTGTATCGCGGTCCAGCATGGATGACTAACTGTGGTTTAGAATGGCTAACGCGTTTAGTTACTGAACCGCATCGCTTGTGGAAACGCTACATCATGGGTAATCCATTATTCTTCTATCGCGTTTTCAAAGCGCAGATACGTAAGAGTAAATAA
- a CDS encoding SDR family oxidoreductase, which translates to MPEEQSLQPPQEQDQQPGLESEMTPKPKADDPQHQGSGKLLGKVAVITGGDSGIGRAVAIAFAKEGADVAIMYLNEHDDAKETKRLVEEKGRKATTIAGDIGDESFCKQAIEQVVQEFGKLDILVNNAAEQHPQESLEDISAEQLERTFRTNIFSMFYLTKAALKHLQEGSTIINTTSVTAYQGNQQLIDYSSTKGAIVAFTRSLSQSLVKKGIRVNAVAPGPIWTPLIPATFPEEKVADFGKQVPMGRAGQPEEVASCYVFLAANDSSYIAGQVLHPNGGTIVNG; encoded by the coding sequence ATGCCAGAAGAACAATCGTTGCAACCGCCACAAGAGCAAGATCAACAACCAGGACTGGAATCAGAAATGACGCCAAAGCCCAAGGCAGATGACCCCCAGCATCAGGGTAGCGGTAAACTATTGGGTAAAGTTGCCGTGATTACTGGTGGTGATAGTGGTATTGGTCGTGCGGTGGCGATCGCCTTTGCGAAAGAGGGTGCTGATGTCGCGATTATGTACCTTAATGAACACGATGATGCGAAAGAAACAAAGCGTTTAGTAGAAGAAAAAGGACGTAAAGCGACAACGATCGCGGGAGATATTGGGGACGAAAGTTTTTGCAAGCAAGCGATCGAACAAGTTGTACAAGAGTTCGGTAAACTTGATATTTTAGTGAACAATGCGGCAGAACAGCATCCCCAAGAAAGTCTTGAGGATATTAGCGCGGAACAATTGGAACGCACATTCCGCACGAATATTTTTTCGATGTTCTACCTAACCAAAGCGGCGCTAAAGCATCTTCAAGAAGGTAGCACGATCATTAATACAACATCTGTCACTGCATATCAAGGTAATCAGCAGTTAATTGATTACTCTTCAACAAAAGGCGCGATCGTTGCGTTTACGCGATCGCTTTCCCAAAGCTTAGTGAAAAAAGGAATTCGGGTTAATGCTGTCGCACCAGGTCCAATTTGGACTCCGCTGATTCCTGCAACCTTTCCCGAAGAAAAAGTCGCAGACTTTGGCAAGCAAGTCCCTATGGGTCGTGCAGGTCAACCGGAAGAAGTCGCTTCATGTTATGTATTTCTTGCGGCTAATGATTCGTCTTACATTGCAGGGCAAGTTTTACACCCCAACGGTGGCACGATCGTTAATGGTTAA
- a CDS encoding phage holin family protein has protein sequence MTAAFFTLLATALSLLIVDIVVPGVDIATFPAALIAAFVIGVTNSSVKPALTKLALPLNYATLGLSSLAVNGLCFWLAALFVPGFAVYSIVGALLGPVILSFVNTFLSKYFAERNLGITATTTNTEVKS, from the coding sequence ATGACCGCAGCTTTTTTTACACTACTAGCTACTGCTCTAAGCCTACTAATTGTTGACATTGTTGTTCCAGGTGTTGATATTGCAACTTTTCCAGCTGCTTTGATCGCTGCTTTTGTTATCGGTGTAACTAATTCATCGGTGAAACCAGCACTCACTAAACTGGCTCTACCACTCAACTATGCTACTCTAGGACTATCCTCACTAGCCGTCAATGGCTTATGTTTTTGGCTAGCAGCGCTATTTGTTCCAGGATTTGCTGTATATAGTATCGTGGGCGCGCTTCTAGGTCCAGTGATTCTATCTTTTGTCAACACCTTTTTGAGTAAGTACTTTGCTGAAAGAAATTTAGGTATTACAGCAACTACGACTAATACAGAAGTTAAGTCATAG
- a CDS encoding YqaE/Pmp3 family membrane protein: MKLLRIATGILLPPLGVFLTEGISTAFLINIVLTLLGWLPGSIHAVWIIVKHEERTNKAVY, translated from the coding sequence ATGAAACTACTACGAATAGCTACAGGTATTCTTTTACCTCCATTGGGAGTCTTTTTAACAGAAGGAATTAGCACAGCTTTTTTAATTAATATTGTGCTTACCCTCTTAGGCTGGCTTCCTGGAAGTATTCATGCAGTTTGGATAATTGTCAAGCACGAAGAACGCACGAACAAGGCGGTATATTAA